One Plasmodium vivax chromosome 13, whole genome shotgun sequence genomic region harbors:
- a CDS encoding hypothetical protein, conserved (encoded by transcript PVX_085485A) produces the protein MTARRKIAKRRGRRNLFQLYLSMRGEKCQMGENQEDAYGDPPHGIPSSNQGNAQPSEQPHMMHLEKQVKMKLEEQSSLLSIKGIDRVDIQQKKGKHSIICIHYIKNMCMKNLFCNYLHQLIYAKIPACKNFLKNNYCADRVRGSCLFRHTLENVNSGGFAEGKDEHLDDVLKLLHEKNICVNYLLGFCNLGYNCKRVHRCKGRKFINWIGILPKFYLDHILVNQRLYSHLYANQRKLAPDMSKLKDALIVLSGEKFPEKGTLSPHSNSLKNDKELFPTDDTSVRNSDHLQRGANNDTYRHLAGGFPLQLDDQNERLDGGKNYLNASTPQNSGRNYPLKRGDGGGTNSFEDFLPSGDNIPMTGRHNERGFTHKQGGGTNADMRNQENLMSIPNIYDANNEVVPSEKIKIFIIKCNQICHLYLSILYGVWATGKNNTRKFTSLFKENYTIVFLFSVNESGGFQGYAKMVTVPIKNLYENLWGPITKRLGGNFRIQWVKIAKIDFDAFKNMTNPFNDNLPLKKSRDGTELPFNLASIICHRIYALPSEDFLAGTIYEYKRRINHAAFFENLRKQGLLNSNTVWDMRIFSLNQQSDCQRITFVDGTEQVIG, from the coding sequence ATGACCGCCAGGAGGAAAATCGCCAAGCgccgggggaggaggaaccTCTTCCAGCTGTACCTGAGCAtgcggggggagaagtgtCAGATGGGTGAAAACCAGGAGGACGCCTATGGGGATCCCCCCCATGGAATTCCCTCAAGCAACCAAGGCAATGCCCAACCAAGCGAACAACCCCATATGATGCACCTAGAAAAGCAAGTCAAAATGAAGCTGGAGGAACAGTCGAGCCTACTCTCCATCAAGGGGATTGACCGAGTGGACATccaacagaaaaaaggaaaacattcGATCATATGCATCcactatataaaaaacatgtGCATGAAAAATTTGTTCTGCAATTACCTGCACCAGTTGATCTATGCGAAAATTCCCGCCTGTAAAAACTTCCTAAAAAATAACTACTGTGCGGATAGGGTACGCGGGTCTTGTCTCTTCCGCCACACGCtagaaaatgtaaattcGGGAGGATTCGCAGAAGGGAAGGATGAGCACCTGGATGACGTGTTGAAACTGCTGCacgagaaaaatatttgcgtTAACTATCTGCTGGGCTTCTGTAACTTGGGATACAACTGCAAGAGGGTGCACAGGTGCAAAGGAAGGAAATTCATCAACTGGATAGGTATTCTTCCCAAATTTTATTTGGACCACATCTTAGTGAATCAGCGGTTGTATTCCCACCTGTATGCCAACCAGAGGAAGCTTGCCCCCGACATGAGCAAATTGAAGGACGCCTTGATTGTCCTTAGTGGGGAGAAGTTCCCCGAAAAGGGGACTCTCTCTCCCCATTCAAACAgtttgaaaaatgataagGAGCTTTTCCCAACAGATGACACATCAGTGAGGAATTCAGACCACCTCCAGCGTGGAGCCAACAACGATACATATAGGCACCTAGCAGGAGGCTTCCCCCTCCAACTGGATGACCAAAATGAGAGACTTGACGGGGGTAAAAATTACCTAAATGCGTCTACCCCACAAAACAGCGGCAGGAACTACCccctcaaaaggggagatgGTGGAGGTACTAACAGCTTCGAAGATTTTCTCCCCTCAGGGGATAACATCCCAATGACCGGTCGCCATAACGAAAGAGGGTTTACACacaaacagggggggggtaccAATGCAGATATGAGGAACCAAGAAAACCTGATGAGCATCCCAAATATATACGATGCAAATAATGAAGTAGTcccaagtgaaaaaataaaaatttttataatcaagTGTAATCAAATTTGTCATTTATACCTATCCATTTTGTATGGAGTTTGGGCCACTGGAAAAAACAACACGAGGAAATTTACCAGCCTGTTCAAAGAGAACTACACcatcgtcttcctcttctccgtTAACGAAAGTGGAGGCTTTCAAGGCTATGCAAAGATGGTAACTGTGCCTATAAAAAATCTGTATGAAAATCTATGGGGACCCATAACGAAGAGGCTGGGGGGCAATTTTCGCATCCAGTGGGTGAAAATCGCAAAAATTGACTTTGACgcgtttaaaaatatgaccaaTCCGTTTAACGACAATTTGCCTTTGAAGAAGAGCAGAGACGGAACTGAGTTGCCTTTCAACTTGGCCTCCATCATATGCCACAGGATTTATGCCCTTCCAAGTGAGGACTTCCTCGCGGGCACCATTTATGAGTACAAGCGGCGCATAAACCACGCCGCGTTCTTCGAGAACTTGCGCAAGCAGGGCCTGCTCAACAGCAACACTGTTTGGGACATGCGCATCTTCAGCCTCAACCAGCAGTCCGACTGCCAGCGCATCACCTTCGTCGACGGCACGGAGCAGGTCATAGGGTAG